Proteins from a single region of Lepus europaeus isolate LE1 chromosome 4, mLepTim1.pri, whole genome shotgun sequence:
- the LOC133758172 gene encoding solute carrier family 7 member 13-like has translation MKTGESTQLQRVIGYFHGTIFLFSIIIGAGIFIAPKGVLKYTSLNVGVSLIIWAACAIVSMIAALSYAELGTTFPRSGAQFYFLKRSLGSIIAFFYLWISLFSTPAGLAARGLLLAGYILQPFFPGCFVPEMPKKCLALAILWCLGILNARGVKEVAWFQTVTTLVKMTVLCFISVTGIVLLTRGRKENLARFENAFDAEVPDALQIAEAFLQGLYAYSGWGVLVQIAGELKNPSENIYKCVVTALTLVAVIYLLVNISYLAVLTPKEIMSSDAVAVTWMNRVIPSMQWVISIGVSSSIFSSLNCTLFSSSRLLYVASQEHQLPFIFSTLNIHSCPVVAVILRLIFASIMIIPSDLILLINYVGFINWLELGLMMIGLLKLRYQEPNLHRPYRVRLPLVFGTMAMSLFLVLTPTIKSPTMSHIYAFLFIFSGLLFYLPFGHFNLNCTYFNKITCFLQLLLNVSPADDINDYISEEGR, from the exons ATGAAGACAGGGGAGAGTACTCAGCTTCAACGGGTAATAGGATATTTCCATGgaacaatttttttattcagCATTATAATAGGAGCTGGAATATTTATTGCTCCTAAAGGGGTGTTAAAATATACTTCACTCAATGTGGGAGTCTCCCTAATTATTTGGGCTGCCTGTGCCATTGTGTCCATGATTGCTGCTCTCAGTTACGCAGAGCTGGGCACGACCTTCCCTAGAAGTGGGGCACAGTTTTATTTCCTCAAAAGATCTCTCGGATCCATCATTGCTTTCTTCTATCTctggattagcctatttagcacCCCAGCAGGGCTGGCTGCACGTGGCTTGTTATTAGCAGGGTATATTTTACAGCCGTTCTTTCCTGGCTGTTTTGTTCCTGAGATGCCAAAGAAATGTTTAGCGTTGGCCATTTTATGGTGTTTGGGAATTCTGAATGCACGAGGAGTGAAAGAGGTGGCTTGGTTTCAGACCGTCACTACACTTGTGAAAATGACAGTTCTCTGCTTTATATCTGTAACTGGAATTGTGCTACTgacaagaggaagaaaagagaatttaGCCAGGTTTGAGAACGCTTTCGATGCGGAAGTTCCAGATGCCCTGCAGATTGCAGAAGCCTTCCTCCAAGGATTATACGCGTATTCAGGCTGGGGAGTTCTTGTCCAAATAGCAG gagaACTGAAAAACCCTAGTGAAAATATCTACAAATGTGTGGTTACCGCACTTACTCTTGTGGCAGTGATCTACTTATTGGTTAATATTTCCTACTTAGCAGTCCTGACTCCAAAGGAAATCATGTCCTCAG atgcTGTTGCAGTCACCTGGATGAATAGAGTAATCCCTTCCATGCAATGGGTCATTTCTATTGGTGTTTCTTCCTCAATATTTAGCTCCCTGAATTGTACTTTATTCTCATCATCAAGGTTATTGTATGTTGCAAGCCAGGAGCACCAACTCCCTTTCATCTTCTCAACTCTCAATATCCACTCCTGTCCAGTTGTAGCTGTCATTCTTAGGCTCATCTTCGCCTCCATCATGATTATTCCCTCAGACTTAATCCTTTTAATAAATTATGTGGGATTCATCAACTGGCTTGAACTTGGTCTAATGATGATCGGTTTACTTAAACTAAGATACCAGGAGCCCAACCTGCACAGACCTTATAGG GTGCGTCTGCCACTGGTATTTGGAACTATGGCCATGTCTTTGTTCTTAGTTTTGACACCGACAATCAAATCTCCTACTATGAGCCATATCTAtgcttttcttttcatcttcagtggacttttgttttatttgcctTTTGGTCACTTTAACTTGAATTGTACATATTTTAACAAGATAACTTGTTTTCTACAATTACTACTGAATGTTTCACCTGCTGATGACATTAATGACTATATTTCAGAAGaaggaagatga